The genomic stretch AGATATCTATGATAGGCAGGAAAATAATACAGAGGCTAAAAAACTTTTCTTTAGATTATATAAAGTAAAGGGAAATAAGGAACTTCATGAGTATACTTTAGAGAAACTTATTTATTACAGATTACTTGAAGAAAATACCACAGAGGCTAAAAAATATTTTACTGAATTGAAAAAATCAAATGCTAAGAAAGCTGAAAAATTTGAAGCTTATTTTTAAGAGGAGGAAGAATGAAAAAAACAATATCAATGTTATTTATAATAATGTCACTGGCTATATATGCAGATGCAACTATCAGTAAGGAAGTAACAGGTACCAACAAACAGCAACTGGATGTGAAAGAAATTGATACAGAGGAGCTGCTATTGAAAAATCAAAATTTAGAGTCATCTTCAGTGGAAATTTCCGGAGAAAATTTTAAAGAAAAGGAAGATAAGGTAAAATTACAACAGACAAATAAAGCAGAATTGGAAGAGGAATTATCCCAAGGAGTTGAAAATAAATCATATTTAAAATATATATTAGGTGGACTGGGAGTAGTTGCCCTAATAATAGCCTTATAAAAATATAGACTGAAAGATAAAGCAAAGGAGAAAATGAAAATGGACATATTAAGAGCTGGCGGAATATTGATGTATGTAATCCTATTTTTTGGCGTATTAGGTCTATATGCTATATTGGAGAGATTTTTTTATTTTATGTTAAAAGAGAGAAATAATTACACAAAGCTACCCTCAGAAGTAAAGTTATTGCTAAATAAGGGAGAGATAAAGGAAGCTATTGTATTTTTGAATAATAATAAGTCTTCGACTTCCAATGTCTTAAAAGAAATATTAATCTATGGATATAAAGAGAATAAGGAAAGTTTATCTTCACTTGAAGAAAAAGGAAAAGAAAAGGCAATAGAGCAGATAAAACAATTGGAAAGGAATATGTGGCTTATTTCTATGGTAGCACATACAAGCCCTCTATTGGGGCTTTTGGGGACAGTTACAGGAATGATAAAAGCCTTTCAATCAATATCAATTCATGGAACAGGTGATGCAGGAATTCTAGCTCTGGGGATATCAGAAGCTCTTTATACAACGGCAGGGGGGCTTATGGTAGCTATACCATCTATGATAATTTATAATTATTTTAATAAAAAAATTGACTTAATTGTGAGTGATATAGAAAAAACATGTACAGAATTGTTAAATAGTTTCAGAGATTAGGTGATATCATGAAATTAGAAAGAATAAAGAGAAGAAGCAGTGGCAGTCTGATACTGGAAATGACACCACTTATAGATGTGGTATTTCTTTTACTTATATTTTTTATGCTTGCTACAACCTTTGATGAAAGTACAGCATTCAAAATAGAATTGCCAAAAACAACTGTAAAAAAATCACTTAAATCAATAAAAGAAATACAGATTCTAATAGATAAAGAAAAAAATATATATTTAAAATATAATTTGAATTCTAAGATAAATCAAGAGAAAATAAATGAGAAAAATTTTGTTTCTATTTTAACTGAAAAGTTGAAGGAATCTGAAAATAGATCTGTCATAATCTCAGCAGATAAGTCAATAGACTATGGATATGTTGTGGAGCTAATGGGACTTATTAAAGAATCAGGGGCGGAAGCAATAAATATAGACACAGTTATAAAAAGATAGGTGATGACAGTGAAAAAAATAGATGTAGTGTCATGGCTATTGTCAATCATCATAAATTTGATAATACTTTTTATTTTAGCCTATAAACCTTTTCTAAATATTGACGACACACAGGCAATAAAAGTGGGCTTGGTTTCTTTGGACACCAAAGAAACTACAAGTCTTAAAAGTGAGGCGAATCAAGATGCTTTTGAGAAGAATTTAGAGGCAAAAACCGTAGAAGAAAAAAAGGAAATTAAAGAAGAAAAAAAAGAGGTAAAAACAGAAAATAAAGAAGAGCCAAAAAAAATAGAAGAAGTAAAAGAAAAGAATAGCAGGCCGGAAAAAATTGTGGAAAAAGTAGAGGAGCCTAAAAAAGAAAAACCATCTTTAAAGGATCTAAAAAAATCTATTGCAGAATCAAAACCTAATTCAAAAGACTTAATTCAAAAAAATCAAGGATTCAGTCCTAGTGCTGGAGAATTTGAGAATATAGATAGAAAGATAAATGTAAGTAGCGATTCCAATGGATTGGTTTCTGGAGATATAAGCGGGACTTCAAATGGCGATGAAATATTTATATTGTGGTCAAAAAATAATAAAAATCCAAGTTTTCCGGATAGGGCTAAGATTCAAGGAAAAACAGGGAATATGCTTATTAAAATTGAAGTTGATCAGGCAGGAACGATACTTTCATATTCCATAGAAAAGGGCAGTGGAGTTCCGGAAATAGATTTAGCAGTAGAAAAAGTTATAGGTGGCTGGAATTTAAAAATAAAAAAGAATAATAAGATTGTAGCTGGGGTTTTTAAATTAGATTATGAATTTGATTTTGAATAAAGGGGAGTGAAAGAAATTATGCTGTTACTGGGGCTTAGATTAGATAACGAGTTAAAACTTGAATTTGAAAATAATTTTGAAAATGAATTAACATTTGTAGATAATGTTGTAGACTTTATGGATGCAATAAAAACTAAAAAATATGAAGTTGTGTTGATAGATGAGAAGAATTCAAAAGAAGATGTTTTAATAAATTTAATATCAAAAGTTATTGAATTTCAAAAGAAAGTTGTAGTAATAGTACTAGGAGAAACCTCAAATTTAAAAATTATAGCCGGTAGTATAAAAGCTGGAGCATACGATTATATACTAAAGCCTGAAACAGCTGAAAATATTGTAAAGATTGTTGAAAAATCTTTTAAGGACTATAAAGTTATGGCAGAAAGAGTGGATAAGACTAAGAGCACAGGTCAAAAACTTATAGGACGAACAAAAAATATGATAAATCTATATAAAATTATTGGAAAAGTTGCAAATAATGGTGTTCCTATCTTAGTAACAGGAGAAAGAGGGACAGGAAAAACAAGTGTTGCCTCAGCCATTCATCAATTTAGTTATTCTCATGATAAACCGCTTATAAGTGTAAACTGTAATTCATATAGATCCGGACTTTTAGAAAGAAAATTATTTGGATATGAAAAAGGTTCTTTTGAAGGAGCGGTATTCAGTCAGTTTGGTGAATTAGAAAAGGCAGAAGGAGGAATACTTCATCTTGCTAATATAGAATCATTAAGTTTGGATATGCAATCTAAAATATTGTTTTTATTGGAAGAAAATAAATTTTTTCGACTTGGAGGAGCAGAGCCAATAAATGCCTTTGTCAGAATTATAGCAAGTACAAGTGTAAACTTGGAAGACTTAATCAGCAGAGGTTTATTTATAGATGAGTTATACAGAAAACTTAAAGTTTTAGAAATTAATATACCTAATCTTAGAGATAGAAAGGAAGACATACCTTTTATTATTGATCACTATATAGCGGAATGTAATTTGGAACTTAATAAAAATGTAAAAGGTATAAGCAAAGCAGCATTAAAAAAGATTATGAGATATGATTGGCCGGGAAATGTTAACGAGCTAAAGAATGCAATAAAATCAGCTGTAACAATGTGTAGAGGAGGAAGTATATTAATTGAAGACCTACCTCCCAATGTAATGGGTGAAAAGGCTTTAGGCTTTAAAGATAAAGATGAGAATATATCTCTTGAGAACTTGATAAGAAATGAAATAATGCAGTTAAAAGCTTCTAAAAAGAAGGGAGATTACTACTTTGAAATTATCTCAAAAGTTGAAAAAGAACTTATAAAGCAAATTTTAGAGATGACAAATGGGAAAAAAGTTGAAACAGCTGAAATTTTAGGTATAACAAGAAATACACTTAGAACAAAAATGAATAATTATGATTTGGAGTAGAATATGCATATAACACTTTATAGAAAATATAGACCATCAAGTTTTTCAGAAATAAGTGGAGAAAATGAAATAGTAAAAAGTCTTAAACTGTCATTAAAAAATAACCTAATCTCACATGCCTATCTCTTTTCAGGACCTAGAGGTACCGGAAAGACAACTACAGCCAGACTTATTGCAAAAGGGGTTAACTGTTTAGACTTAATGGAGAATGGAGAACCTTGTAATAAATGTAAGAATTGTATTTCTATTAATGAGGGAAGATTTTCGGATTTAATAGAGATAGATGCTGCTTCAAACAGAAGTATTGATGAGATAAGGGCTTTAAAAGAGAAGATAAATTATCAACCAGTTGAAGGTTTGAAAAAAGTTTATATAATAGACGAAGCACATATGCTTACAAAAGAGGCTTTTAATGCCTTACTAAAAACTTTAGAAGAGCCTCCTTCTCATGTCATTTTTATTTTAGCCACAACAGAACTGGAAAAAATTCTTCCAACCATAGTTTCACGTTGTCAAAGATATGATTTTAAAAGTCTTGATTTGGAAGAAA from Fusobacterium russii ATCC 25533 encodes the following:
- a CDS encoding ExbD/TolR family protein; protein product: MKLERIKRRSSGSLILEMTPLIDVVFLLLIFFMLATTFDESTAFKIELPKTTVKKSLKSIKEIQILIDKEKNIYLKYNLNSKINQEKINEKNFVSILTEKLKESENRSVIISADKSIDYGYVVELMGLIKESGAEAINIDTVIKR
- a CDS encoding sigma-54-dependent transcriptional regulator, with protein sequence MLLLGLRLDNELKLEFENNFENELTFVDNVVDFMDAIKTKKYEVVLIDEKNSKEDVLINLISKVIEFQKKVVVIVLGETSNLKIIAGSIKAGAYDYILKPETAENIVKIVEKSFKDYKVMAERVDKTKSTGQKLIGRTKNMINLYKIIGKVANNGVPILVTGERGTGKTSVASAIHQFSYSHDKPLISVNCNSYRSGLLERKLFGYEKGSFEGAVFSQFGELEKAEGGILHLANIESLSLDMQSKILFLLEENKFFRLGGAEPINAFVRIIASTSVNLEDLISRGLFIDELYRKLKVLEINIPNLRDRKEDIPFIIDHYIAECNLELNKNVKGISKAALKKIMRYDWPGNVNELKNAIKSAVTMCRGGSILIEDLPPNVMGEKALGFKDKDENISLENLIRNEIMQLKASKKKGDYYFEIISKVEKELIKQILEMTNGKKVETAEILGITRNTLRTKMNNYDLE
- a CDS encoding TonB family protein, producing the protein MTVKKIDVVSWLLSIIINLIILFILAYKPFLNIDDTQAIKVGLVSLDTKETTSLKSEANQDAFEKNLEAKTVEEKKEIKEEKKEVKTENKEEPKKIEEVKEKNSRPEKIVEKVEEPKKEKPSLKDLKKSIAESKPNSKDLIQKNQGFSPSAGEFENIDRKINVSSDSNGLVSGDISGTSNGDEIFILWSKNNKNPSFPDRAKIQGKTGNMLIKIEVDQAGTILSYSIEKGSGVPEIDLAVEKVIGGWNLKIKKNNKIVAGVFKLDYEFDFE
- a CDS encoding MotA/TolQ/ExbB proton channel family protein, with the protein product MDILRAGGILMYVILFFGVLGLYAILERFFYFMLKERNNYTKLPSEVKLLLNKGEIKEAIVFLNNNKSSTSNVLKEILIYGYKENKESLSSLEEKGKEKAIEQIKQLERNMWLISMVAHTSPLLGLLGTVTGMIKAFQSISIHGTGDAGILALGISEALYTTAGGLMVAIPSMIIYNYFNKKIDLIVSDIEKTCTELLNSFRD